One Leifsonia shinshuensis DNA window includes the following coding sequences:
- a CDS encoding carbohydrate ABC transporter permease produces MSTQTIDDTARTPVARTGSRRRPVSRIAGIATRTPYWVLTGGLALIFLYPLIWTAVSSIAPRPGTSQVHGWGLGNYASLANYQAGIWVYIGNSLFVSLLTVALTLLVSLFGGYAFARFRFPGRNVLFMATLAILMVPYATLLIPLYVLLNLVGLSNSLVGVALVLTMFQLPFATFMMRISFEAVPREMDEAAMVDGCSTFGSLWRVLLPAVKPGLITVGLFAFLAAWNDFIAPLILINDSNRMTLPLAISNLRGQVQGVVDYGATEAGVVVLAVPCILLFLILQRHYVRGFMSGAFKG; encoded by the coding sequence ATGAGCACCCAGACCATCGACGACACCGCCCGCACACCGGTCGCCCGCACCGGATCGCGCCGGAGGCCGGTCTCCCGCATCGCCGGCATCGCCACCCGCACGCCCTACTGGGTGCTCACCGGCGGGCTCGCGCTGATCTTCCTCTACCCGCTGATCTGGACCGCCGTGTCCTCCATCGCGCCACGGCCGGGCACCAGCCAGGTGCACGGCTGGGGCCTCGGCAACTACGCGTCGCTCGCGAACTACCAGGCGGGGATCTGGGTCTACATCGGCAACTCGCTGTTCGTATCGCTGCTGACCGTGGCGCTCACGCTCCTGGTGTCGCTGTTCGGCGGCTACGCGTTCGCGCGGTTCCGCTTCCCGGGGCGCAACGTGCTGTTCATGGCGACGCTGGCGATCCTGATGGTGCCGTACGCGACCCTGCTGATCCCGCTGTACGTGCTCCTGAACCTGGTGGGGCTGTCCAACTCGCTGGTCGGAGTCGCACTGGTGCTGACGATGTTCCAGCTGCCGTTCGCGACCTTCATGATGCGGATCTCCTTCGAGGCGGTGCCGCGCGAGATGGACGAGGCGGCGATGGTGGACGGCTGCTCGACCTTCGGCTCGCTCTGGCGCGTGCTGCTGCCCGCCGTCAAGCCGGGCCTGATCACCGTCGGGCTGTTCGCCTTCCTGGCCGCGTGGAACGACTTCATCGCGCCGCTCATCCTCATCAACGACTCCAACCGGATGACGCTGCCGCTGGCGATCTCCAACCTCCGCGGCCAGGTGCAGGGCGTGGTCGACTACGGCGCCACCGAGGCCGGCGTGGTCGTGCTCGCCGTGCCCTGCATCCTGCTGTTCCTGATCCTGCAACGACACTACGTGCGCGGCTTCATGTCGGGCGCCTTCAAGGGGTAG
- a CDS encoding carbohydrate ABC transporter permease, with product MTATARPTTARPPAAQRVRRRRSASGRWLGWLYASPTALFVLFLFLVPLLLVLQMSASNWPLLGGNQGWNFPENYAKAVSNRFFADSVVFTLTYTVVTTVILLALALGLALLVQESTRWKGFLRTAILVPSALGLASASLLFYVLYSPIAGPFADLMQKWGFTFLGTPAGALWSTVFLIVWRYAGFYMLLMLVGLQGIPEEVYEAARIDGAGRWQTFRGVTLPLLRPTLALTTVLCVTGSLLAFEQFYILTKGGPDNSTITVVQLIYSVAFQGPNNLGVAGALSVIVLIALIIVNVAQIRAFGEKEGAV from the coding sequence ATGACCGCCACCGCGAGGCCGACCACCGCGAGGCCGCCCGCCGCGCAGCGCGTCCGCCGTCGCCGGAGCGCCTCCGGCCGCTGGCTCGGCTGGCTCTACGCCTCCCCGACGGCGCTGTTCGTGCTCTTCCTGTTCCTCGTCCCGCTCCTGCTCGTGCTCCAGATGTCGGCCTCGAACTGGCCGCTGCTGGGCGGCAACCAGGGCTGGAACTTCCCGGAGAACTACGCCAAGGCGGTCAGCAACCGCTTCTTCGCCGACTCCGTGGTCTTCACACTGACGTACACCGTCGTCACGACGGTCATCCTGCTGGCGCTGGCCCTCGGGCTCGCGCTGCTGGTGCAGGAGTCCACCCGCTGGAAGGGCTTCCTCCGCACCGCGATCCTGGTGCCGAGCGCGCTCGGACTGGCCTCGGCCTCCCTGCTCTTCTACGTGCTGTACTCGCCGATCGCCGGGCCGTTCGCCGACCTGATGCAGAAGTGGGGCTTCACCTTCCTCGGCACCCCGGCCGGCGCGCTCTGGTCGACGGTCTTCCTGATCGTCTGGCGGTACGCCGGCTTCTACATGCTGCTGATGCTGGTCGGCCTGCAGGGGATTCCGGAGGAGGTCTACGAGGCCGCCCGCATCGACGGCGCCGGCCGCTGGCAGACCTTCCGCGGCGTGACCCTCCCGCTGCTGCGGCCGACCCTCGCGCTCACGACCGTGCTGTGCGTCACTGGATCGCTGCTGGCGTTCGAGCAGTTCTACATCCTCACGAAGGGCGGCCCGGACAACAGCACCATCACCGTCGTGCAGCTCATCTACAGCGTCGCCTTCCAAGGGCCGAACAACCTCGGCGTCGCCGGGGCGCTGTCCGTGATCGTGCTGATCGCGCTCATCATCGTGAACGTCGCCCAGATCCGGGCCTTCGGCGAGAAGGAGGGCGCCGTATGA
- a CDS encoding EfeM/EfeO family lipoprotein, with protein sequence MSKRARLTALFGVLAALVVVAVIVTVAARPAAVRAASSSEIEVSAGTDDCGHGWADDGRALGGTLAFDVTNTTIAGIEVYLQAVDTQKVYLDLESIGAGAHANARVAIGSGRYRFVCLPADADPAHGPTVRVGPAPPGTALTPGIVPVTRVDLIPPTKAYAAWVASRLPALRQQVAAVAADAEEGDLSAAKRDWLTAHTTYETLGAAYGAFGEAGDAIDGLPGHGLTGFHAVESPLFSGAAAAAVAGPAQKLVSDVDALIAQFPKAQIDPGDMGLRAHEIVEDAIRDVLAGAADAGSGTELATIDANLTGATQALAPLHDILAPRYPQLAATQQSIASTQQLVEGFRGADGTWTRLSALTAAQREHVDAALSETAELLAPVAAICDPRRAP encoded by the coding sequence ATGTCCAAGCGCGCCCGACTCACGGCGCTCTTCGGCGTACTGGCCGCCCTCGTGGTGGTCGCCGTCATCGTGACCGTCGCCGCGCGGCCCGCGGCCGTCCGGGCGGCGTCCTCCTCGGAGATCGAGGTCAGCGCGGGGACCGACGACTGCGGGCACGGCTGGGCCGACGATGGCCGGGCGCTCGGCGGCACACTCGCGTTCGACGTCACGAACACGACCATCGCCGGCATCGAGGTCTACCTCCAGGCGGTCGACACCCAGAAGGTCTACCTCGACCTGGAGAGCATCGGAGCCGGCGCGCACGCCAACGCCCGCGTCGCGATCGGCTCGGGCCGCTACCGGTTCGTCTGCCTGCCCGCGGACGCGGACCCGGCGCACGGGCCGACCGTGCGCGTCGGGCCGGCCCCGCCGGGAACGGCACTCACCCCGGGCATCGTCCCCGTGACCCGGGTGGACCTCATCCCTCCGACCAAGGCGTACGCCGCCTGGGTCGCCTCGCGCCTTCCCGCCCTGCGCCAGCAGGTCGCCGCGGTCGCGGCCGACGCCGAGGAGGGCGACTTATCCGCGGCGAAGCGCGACTGGCTGACCGCCCACACCACCTATGAGACGCTCGGCGCCGCCTACGGCGCGTTCGGCGAGGCCGGCGACGCGATCGACGGGCTCCCCGGCCACGGGCTGACCGGGTTCCACGCCGTCGAGTCGCCGCTGTTCTCCGGTGCGGCGGCCGCCGCCGTCGCCGGGCCGGCCCAGAAGCTGGTCTCCGATGTCGACGCGCTCATCGCGCAGTTCCCGAAGGCGCAGATCGACCCGGGTGACATGGGGCTGCGCGCGCACGAGATCGTGGAGGACGCGATCCGGGACGTGCTCGCCGGCGCGGCCGACGCCGGCTCCGGCACCGAGCTCGCCACGATCGACGCCAACCTGACCGGCGCGACCCAGGCCCTGGCTCCGCTCCACGACATCCTCGCCCCGCGCTATCCGCAGCTCGCGGCGACGCAGCAGTCGATCGCGTCCACGCAGCAGCTCGTCGAGGGCTTCCGCGGGGCCGACGGGACCTGGACGCGGCTGTCCGCACTGACCGCCGCCCAGCGCGAGCACGTCGACGCAGCGCTCAGCGAGACGGCCGAGCTGCTGGCGCCGGTGGCGGCGATCTGCGATCCGAGGAGGGCGCCATGA
- the efeB gene encoding iron uptake transporter deferrochelatase/peroxidase subunit — protein sequence MTGLGRRDFLTAGAGLAAGATVAGGVGAALTPAAASAASAHQQPAAQPVRAGAVPFHGEHQQGILTPVQRSAAFVALDVTAASRAELTDLLKTITERARFLTTGGTPPDPGLTAPPRDSGVLGPTVVPDGLTVTLSAGASLFDGRYGLASAKPARLRIMDEFPDDSLRREVCDGDLLLQVCADDRDAVTHAVREIARATRGGMGVRWRQDGFVSPPRPSGTPRNLMGFKDGTSNPDVHDAALMKQLVWAKGTGGEPSWTAGGSYHVVRVIRMLVEFWDRVNLHEQENMIGRRRDTGAPLTASAEHDDPHYENDPTGDVIQLDAHIRLANPRTKASADQRMLRRAYNYDGGVDANGTLDMGLVFVAFNQDLDRQFVAVQKRLAGEPLTDYIQPFGGGYYFALPGARDSSDWLGRTMLA from the coding sequence ATGACCGGACTGGGACGCAGGGACTTCCTGACCGCTGGCGCAGGCCTCGCGGCGGGGGCGACCGTCGCGGGAGGCGTCGGCGCCGCCCTGACGCCGGCCGCGGCGAGCGCCGCGAGCGCGCACCAGCAGCCCGCCGCGCAGCCCGTACGCGCCGGCGCCGTCCCCTTCCACGGCGAGCACCAGCAGGGCATCCTCACGCCGGTGCAGCGCTCGGCCGCGTTCGTCGCGCTCGACGTGACCGCGGCCTCCCGCGCCGAGCTGACCGACCTGCTCAAGACGATCACCGAGCGCGCTCGCTTCCTGACCACGGGAGGCACGCCGCCGGACCCCGGGCTGACCGCGCCGCCGCGCGACTCCGGCGTGCTCGGCCCGACGGTCGTGCCGGACGGGCTCACCGTCACGCTGTCGGCCGGCGCGTCGCTGTTCGACGGCCGGTACGGCCTGGCCTCGGCGAAGCCCGCACGGCTGCGGATCATGGACGAGTTCCCCGACGACTCCCTCCGCCGCGAGGTCTGCGACGGCGACCTCCTGCTGCAGGTGTGCGCCGACGACCGCGACGCCGTCACGCACGCGGTCCGCGAGATCGCCCGGGCGACCCGCGGCGGGATGGGCGTGCGCTGGCGGCAGGACGGCTTCGTGTCCCCGCCGCGGCCGAGCGGCACGCCGCGCAACCTGATGGGCTTCAAGGACGGCACCAGCAACCCGGACGTCCACGACGCCGCGCTGATGAAGCAGCTCGTCTGGGCGAAGGGCACGGGAGGCGAGCCCTCCTGGACCGCGGGCGGCAGCTATCACGTCGTCCGCGTCATCCGGATGCTGGTCGAGTTCTGGGACCGGGTGAACCTGCACGAGCAGGAGAACATGATCGGCCGCCGCCGGGACACCGGGGCTCCGCTCACCGCGTCGGCCGAGCACGACGACCCGCACTACGAGAACGACCCGACGGGCGACGTCATCCAGTTGGACGCCCACATCCGTCTCGCCAACCCGCGCACGAAGGCGAGCGCCGACCAGCGGATGCTGCGCCGCGCGTACAACTACGACGGCGGCGTCGACGCCAACGGGACGCTCGACATGGGGCTCGTGTTCGTCGCCTTCAACCAGGACCTCGACCGGCAGTTCGTCGCCGTCCAGAAGCGCCTCGCCGGTGAGCCGCTGACGGACTACATCCAGCCGTTCGGCGGCGGCTACTACTTCGCGCTCCCCGGAGCCCGCGACTCCTCCGACTGGCTCGGGCGCACGATGCTCGCCTAG
- a CDS encoding LacI family DNA-binding transcriptional regulator, producing the protein MTEHRPATLKDIAARAGVSLATASKALNGRQHVRAETRERVQRAAEELHFSPNTLAQGLFAGRTGTVGLITSDLEGRLSIPILMGAEDAFGAGSMSVFLCDARGDTIREQHHLRALLSRRVDGIIVLGDTANPRETIGRKLPVPVVYAYAPSTHPGDVSVVPDNIGAGRLAAEHLISCGRSRIAYISGDVTYRAARDRVDGASAALEAAGLGLLGGEALYGAWSEVWGRGAIHAVLQRFPEVDAVLCGSDQIARGVLDVLHELGRDVPGELAVMGHDNWEQLAVQARPPLTTIDMNLQEVGHQAARLLVEAIDGGAPAGTHLVPGRLVTRASTIPTA; encoded by the coding sequence ATGACGGAGCACCGGCCGGCGACGCTGAAAGACATCGCCGCTCGAGCCGGGGTGTCCCTGGCGACCGCCTCCAAGGCCCTCAACGGCCGCCAGCATGTCCGCGCGGAGACCAGGGAGCGGGTGCAGCGCGCGGCCGAGGAGCTGCACTTCTCGCCCAACACGCTCGCGCAGGGCCTGTTCGCCGGGCGCACCGGGACCGTCGGCCTGATCACGAGCGACCTCGAAGGCCGGCTCTCCATCCCGATCCTGATGGGCGCGGAGGACGCGTTCGGCGCCGGGAGCATGTCGGTGTTCCTGTGCGACGCGCGTGGCGACACCATCCGCGAGCAGCACCACCTGCGGGCGCTGCTCTCGCGGCGGGTGGACGGCATCATCGTCCTCGGCGACACGGCCAACCCGCGCGAGACGATCGGCCGGAAGCTGCCCGTGCCCGTCGTCTACGCCTATGCGCCGTCGACGCATCCCGGCGACGTCTCCGTGGTGCCGGACAACATCGGCGCGGGACGGCTCGCGGCCGAGCACCTGATCTCGTGCGGGCGGTCACGGATCGCCTACATCTCCGGCGACGTCACCTACCGGGCCGCGCGCGACCGGGTGGACGGCGCGAGCGCTGCGCTGGAGGCCGCGGGCCTCGGGCTCCTGGGCGGCGAAGCGCTCTACGGCGCCTGGAGCGAGGTGTGGGGCCGCGGCGCGATCCACGCGGTGCTGCAGCGCTTCCCCGAGGTGGACGCCGTGCTGTGCGGGTCGGACCAGATCGCCCGCGGGGTGCTCGACGTGCTTCACGAGCTCGGCCGGGACGTGCCGGGCGAGCTCGCGGTCATGGGCCACGACAACTGGGAGCAGCTCGCCGTGCAGGCACGGCCTCCGCTGACCACGATCGACATGAACCTGCAGGAGGTCGGGCACCAGGCCGCGCGCCTGCTGGTCGAGGCGATCGACGGCGGCGCGCCGGCGGGCACGCACCTCGTGCCCGGCCGGCTCGTCACCCGCGCCTCGACCATCCCGACCGCCTGA
- a CDS encoding gamma carbonic anhydrase family protein, which translates to MIAIDPSASVASSAVLTGDVTLGPGARVLAGAVLDGTRGPIALGEDTVVMEHAVLRGRAGHPVTVGDAVLIGPHTNITGARIEDEVFVATGACVFAGAVVGARSELRIHAVLQVNSVLPPDTVVPIGWIAAGDPAQLFPSERHDELWAVQQGLDFPGTMYGVPRGTSMREIMRRVSGAYDPLG; encoded by the coding sequence ATGATCGCCATCGACCCGTCCGCGTCCGTCGCATCCAGCGCCGTCCTCACCGGGGACGTCACGCTCGGCCCCGGCGCCCGCGTGCTGGCCGGCGCGGTGCTCGACGGCACCCGCGGGCCGATCGCGCTCGGGGAGGACACCGTCGTCATGGAGCACGCCGTTCTGCGCGGGCGCGCCGGGCATCCCGTGACGGTCGGCGACGCCGTGCTGATCGGGCCGCACACCAACATCACGGGCGCGCGCATCGAGGACGAGGTGTTCGTCGCGACGGGCGCCTGCGTGTTCGCCGGCGCGGTGGTCGGCGCCCGGTCGGAGTTGCGCATCCACGCGGTGCTGCAGGTCAACTCCGTCCTGCCGCCGGACACGGTCGTCCCGATCGGCTGGATCGCGGCCGGCGACCCTGCGCAGCTCTTCCCGTCCGAACGGCACGACGAGCTGTGGGCGGTCCAGCAGGGGCTCGACTTCCCCGGCACCATGTACGGCGTCCCGCGCGGGACGTCGATGCGGGAGATCATGCGGAGGGTGAGCGGCGCATACGACCCGCTGGGGTAG
- a CDS encoding ABC transporter substrate-binding protein: MTNFHPRTRRIVAAALAGALAIALAACSGGTGSGSSGTQSISKDGTDDGSKLTLWTRAPLEKQAKLLVEAYNKSHKNQVELTVVPNDDYVAKVGAAAGSGGLPDLFAADIVYVPNWVKQGLFQDISKQVDGLSYKDSINKGHLKAGTADGKEHVLPFVLDLSMMFWNKELFKEAGLDPEKAPANLQEYAADAKKIQALNKPGVYGTATGLNCGGCLVFTWFPTMWADGQQVMNADGTKSLLDSSTATDVYSTWQDLWKSGAVLPSSKDEAGPTWTAGFTEGKVGLMFYPATLLSSTPFDAGVAGIPGPKGGSSTFVGGDGIGISKDSKKAAQAWNFLSWMMSEDAQVGVLAKDGDVVSRSDLANNEYAQKDPRVVTINKVAGEGETPFSLNFQEAFNATNSPWLTLVRNAVLGDGKSVSSDNKQITSVLSQ, translated from the coding sequence ATGACGAATTTCCACCCCCGCACGCGGCGCATCGTCGCGGCGGCCCTCGCGGGAGCGCTGGCCATCGCGCTCGCCGCCTGTTCCGGCGGCACCGGCAGCGGCTCCTCCGGAACGCAGTCCATCAGCAAGGACGGCACCGACGACGGCTCCAAGCTCACGCTCTGGACCCGCGCGCCGCTGGAGAAGCAGGCCAAACTCCTCGTGGAGGCCTACAACAAGAGCCACAAGAACCAGGTCGAGCTGACGGTCGTCCCCAACGACGACTACGTCGCGAAGGTGGGCGCGGCGGCCGGCTCCGGCGGCCTCCCCGACCTCTTCGCCGCGGACATCGTCTACGTGCCGAACTGGGTCAAGCAGGGCCTGTTCCAGGACATCAGCAAGCAGGTCGACGGCCTCTCGTACAAGGACTCCATCAACAAAGGCCACCTCAAGGCCGGGACCGCGGACGGCAAGGAGCACGTCCTCCCGTTCGTCCTCGACCTGTCGATGATGTTCTGGAACAAGGAGCTGTTCAAGGAGGCCGGTCTCGACCCCGAGAAGGCCCCGGCGAACCTGCAGGAGTACGCGGCCGACGCCAAGAAGATCCAGGCCCTCAACAAGCCGGGCGTCTACGGCACGGCCACCGGCCTCAACTGCGGCGGCTGCCTGGTCTTCACCTGGTTCCCGACGATGTGGGCGGACGGCCAGCAGGTCATGAACGCGGACGGCACGAAGTCGCTGCTCGACAGCTCGACCGCCACCGACGTCTACAGCACCTGGCAGGACCTGTGGAAGTCGGGCGCCGTGCTCCCGTCGTCCAAGGACGAGGCGGGCCCGACCTGGACCGCAGGGTTCACCGAGGGCAAGGTCGGCCTGATGTTCTACCCGGCGACGCTGCTCTCCTCCACCCCGTTCGACGCGGGCGTGGCGGGCATCCCCGGCCCGAAGGGCGGCTCCTCGACCTTCGTCGGCGGCGACGGCATCGGCATCTCGAAGGACTCCAAGAAGGCCGCCCAGGCATGGAACTTCCTCAGCTGGATGATGTCGGAGGACGCCCAGGTCGGCGTGCTGGCCAAGGACGGCGACGTCGTCTCCCGGTCGGACCTCGCGAACAACGAGTACGCGCAGAAGGACCCGCGCGTCGTCACGATCAACAAGGTCGCCGGCGAGGGCGAGACGCCCTTCTCACTCAACTTCCAGGAGGCGTTCAACGCCACCAACAGCCCGTGGCTGACGCTGGTGCGCAACGCCGTGCTGGGCGACGGGAAGTCCGTGAGCTCCGACAACAAGCAGATCACGTCGGTGCTCTCGCAGTAG
- a CDS encoding LacI family DNA-binding transcriptional regulator: MTETSTGAPTRTTTLSDVARAAGVSIATASKAINGRADVAAGTRARVLAAAEEIGFTPNALAQSLTAGRTGTVGLLTSDLEGRFVIPILMGAEDAFGAGQVNVFLCDARGDTIREQYHLNALVNRRVDGIIVVGRQTDPRPSLGHDLPVPVVYAYSPSDDPLDHSLTPDNLAGGRMAVEHLIACGRTRIAHITGDPSYAAAQDRAVGFADAIREAGLEQVGDTLFSSWTEGWGRDAATMLLRRHPDIDGIVAGSDQIARGVIDALRDLGRRVPDDVAVIGYDNWQVLATNSRPELTSVDNNLEELGRLAARRLFDAIDGRPLTAGTERLPVRLVIRGSTIPHL, encoded by the coding sequence ATGACCGAGACCAGCACGGGAGCACCCACCCGCACCACGACGCTCAGCGACGTGGCGCGGGCCGCCGGCGTGTCGATCGCGACAGCCTCTAAGGCGATCAACGGCCGCGCCGACGTCGCCGCCGGGACCCGCGCCCGCGTCCTCGCGGCCGCGGAGGAGATCGGCTTCACCCCCAACGCGCTCGCGCAGAGCCTCACCGCGGGCCGGACGGGGACGGTCGGGCTGCTCACCAGCGACCTCGAGGGCCGCTTCGTCATCCCGATCCTGATGGGTGCGGAGGACGCCTTCGGAGCCGGCCAGGTGAACGTCTTCCTCTGCGACGCGCGCGGCGACACGATCCGGGAGCAGTACCACCTGAACGCCCTGGTCAACCGGCGGGTGGACGGCATCATCGTGGTCGGCCGCCAGACCGACCCGCGCCCGTCGCTGGGCCACGACCTTCCGGTCCCCGTGGTGTACGCCTACTCCCCCTCCGACGACCCGCTCGACCACTCGCTCACCCCCGACAACCTGGCCGGCGGACGGATGGCCGTAGAGCACCTGATCGCCTGCGGACGCACCCGTATCGCCCACATCACCGGGGATCCGTCCTACGCCGCGGCGCAGGACCGCGCCGTCGGGTTCGCGGACGCGATCCGGGAAGCCGGGCTGGAGCAGGTGGGCGACACCCTCTTCTCGAGCTGGACCGAAGGCTGGGGACGCGACGCCGCCACCATGCTGCTCCGCCGGCACCCCGACATCGACGGCATCGTCGCGGGCTCCGACCAGATCGCGCGCGGAGTGATCGACGCGCTGCGCGACCTCGGCCGCCGGGTGCCCGACGACGTGGCCGTGATCGGCTACGACAACTGGCAGGTGCTCGCCACCAACTCCCGGCCCGAGCTGACCAGTGTTGACAACAACCTGGAGGAGCTCGGCCGCCTGGCCGCACGCCGCCTGTTCGACGCGATCGACGGGAGGCCGCTGACGGCCGGGACGGAGCGGCTCCCGGTGCGGCTCGTCATCCGCGGGTCGACGATTCCGCACCTCTGA
- a CDS encoding glycoside hydrolase family 127 protein: MTFTTDRALRTTVAPAVPSTGRLRPLGLDEVRITGGYWAGRQRVNAAATLPHIEHWLEREGWLPNFDLAAAGTLPEGRRGREFSDSEVYKFLEAAAWQLGRDDDPALEERFRSVVARVVAAQEADGYLNTNFGRPGQGERWSDLEWGHELYCAGHLFQAAVARVRTRPDAGDGLLGVATRFADLICDVFGADGIRSVCGHAEVETALVELGRVTGEARYIEQARLFVERRGTGVLRDIEWGRSYYQDDIPVREAEVLRGHAVRANYLASGAVDVATETGDAGLLGALERQWANTVARRTYLTGGQGSHHQDEAFGDDFELPPDRAYSETCAGVASVQFSWRMLLARGGSGYADLVERTLFNVVATSPSADGTAFYYANTLHRRTPGEPADPDTVSPRAESSLRAPWFEVTCCPPNVARTLASLDSYLATASDDGVQLQQFAPARVATALTDGQEVELTVTTAYPSDGRVEVVVGRDASAPWTLSLRVPDWAAGATLTVDGETTEVAPGYAEVRRAFRAGDTVVLDLPVAPRFVRADPRIDAVRGSVAVQRGPVVQALESVDLPDGWPDVADVVVDTAVAPRDEDGRVVVRLCRRRVADAGWPYGAGAPVEAEAAVDVPLVAYHDWAERGPSTMRVWIPES, translated from the coding sequence ATGACCTTCACCACCGATCGCGCTCTGCGCACCACCGTCGCCCCCGCCGTCCCCTCGACCGGGCGCCTGCGCCCGCTCGGCCTCGACGAGGTCCGGATCACCGGAGGCTACTGGGCCGGTCGTCAGCGCGTGAACGCGGCGGCGACCCTGCCGCACATCGAGCACTGGCTGGAGCGTGAGGGCTGGCTGCCGAACTTCGATCTCGCCGCCGCCGGCACTCTGCCCGAGGGCCGTCGTGGACGCGAGTTCTCGGACTCGGAGGTCTACAAGTTCCTGGAGGCCGCTGCCTGGCAGCTCGGCCGCGACGACGACCCGGCGCTCGAGGAGCGCTTCCGCAGCGTGGTCGCCCGCGTCGTCGCCGCCCAGGAGGCCGATGGCTACCTGAACACGAACTTCGGCCGGCCGGGACAGGGCGAGCGCTGGTCCGACCTGGAGTGGGGCCACGAGTTGTACTGTGCCGGGCACCTGTTCCAGGCGGCGGTCGCCCGGGTGCGCACCCGGCCGGACGCCGGCGACGGCCTCCTCGGCGTCGCGACCCGGTTCGCCGACCTGATCTGCGACGTCTTCGGCGCCGACGGCATCCGATCGGTGTGCGGGCACGCGGAGGTGGAGACCGCGCTCGTGGAGCTCGGCCGGGTGACGGGCGAGGCGCGGTACATCGAGCAGGCCCGGCTCTTCGTCGAGCGCCGCGGCACCGGCGTGCTGCGCGACATCGAGTGGGGCCGCTCGTACTACCAGGACGACATCCCGGTCCGGGAGGCCGAGGTGCTGCGCGGTCACGCCGTCCGCGCGAACTACCTGGCCTCCGGCGCCGTCGACGTGGCGACCGAGACCGGCGACGCCGGACTGCTGGGCGCGCTGGAGCGGCAGTGGGCGAACACCGTCGCGCGCCGCACCTACCTCACCGGCGGCCAGGGCTCGCACCACCAGGACGAGGCCTTCGGGGACGACTTCGAGCTGCCGCCGGACCGCGCGTACTCGGAGACCTGCGCGGGCGTCGCGTCCGTGCAGTTCTCGTGGCGGATGCTGCTGGCCCGCGGCGGCAGCGGGTACGCGGACCTGGTGGAGCGCACGCTCTTCAACGTCGTCGCGACCTCCCCGTCGGCGGACGGCACGGCCTTCTACTACGCGAACACGCTGCACCGCCGCACTCCGGGCGAGCCGGCCGACCCCGACACGGTGTCGCCGCGTGCCGAGTCCTCGCTGCGCGCGCCGTGGTTCGAGGTCACCTGCTGCCCGCCGAACGTGGCGCGCACGCTCGCGAGCCTGGACTCGTACCTGGCGACCGCCTCCGACGACGGCGTGCAGCTGCAGCAGTTCGCCCCTGCGCGCGTGGCGACGGCTCTGACCGACGGGCAGGAGGTCGAGCTCACCGTGACGACGGCCTATCCCTCGGACGGCCGCGTGGAGGTCGTGGTGGGCCGCGACGCGAGCGCGCCGTGGACGCTCTCCCTGCGTGTGCCCGACTGGGCCGCAGGCGCCACCCTGACGGTGGACGGCGAGACCACGGAGGTCGCGCCGGGCTACGCCGAGGTCCGCAGGGCCTTCCGCGCCGGGGACACGGTCGTGCTCGATCTGCCGGTCGCGCCGCGGTTCGTCCGCGCCGACCCCCGCATCGACGCCGTCCGCGGCAGCGTCGCGGTCCAGCGCGGGCCGGTGGTCCAGGCGCTGGAGTCGGTCGACCTCCCGGACGGCTGGCCGGATGTCGCCGACGTCGTCGTGGACACCGCGGTCGCGCCGCGGGACGAAGACGGCCGCGTCGTCGTCCGGCTGTGTCGTCGCCGGGTGGCCGACGCCGGCTGGCCCTACGGCGCAGGCGCGCCTGTCGAGGCCGAGGCCGCCGTCGACGTCCCCCTGGTCGCGTACCACGACTGGGCCGAGCGCGGCCCGTCGACCATGCGCGTCTGGATCCCCGAGAGCTGA